Below is a window of Cytophaga hutchinsonii ATCC 33406 DNA.
AATAAGAAGTAATACACATAATTTAACGGAGAAGTTCCTCCGTAATGAGTAGATGTATGTGTTAAATGATATAAGATATACGTAAGGAGAAAAAAGAGCCCCAAAGCTACGCAAATCAGCATGCAGGTACGGTGCAGGGCAATGTTTTTACGTCTGATCGCTGCAAAAGCGATAACAAGAAATAAGGTGGTAAGGCTGTTTACCAATGCGTTGATATGCGGCAATGTGTTTGTCCAGCTTCCCAAATCAAGTTTAAAAGGCAAACCCAATAACAGCGCTACAGCAACCGGAATTGCTATTGCCAGAATGTTGATTGTTTTATCGTTTAATACCTTAACAAGATTATTTTCGTTTTGCATCACGCTCTATTTTTTGTAATACTTTAAGTTCTGTAATCAGTCTGTCTACATCTTTCTCATTGGTGCCTGTATAGTAGCCTCTGATCCATCCGTTTTTATCTACCAATACAATACGTTCGCTATGCAGAAAGTCTGTCAGATCTTCTTCGTTTTGCTTTGCAGTCAAAAAGAACTGTCTCTGCCCCAAGGTATAGATCGTATCCTTTTCTCCGGTCAGGAAATACCATTTGCCGGGAATAGCATTATACTGTTTTGCATAGCGCTGAAGTACTTCAGAAGAATCATGTTCCGGGTCTACGGTTAATGAAATAAGTACCACATCTTTATCATGCTTAAATGCTTCCTGAACGCGGATCATCTGAGTGGTCATTTCCGGACAGATGCTGCCGCAACGTGTAAATACAAAGTCGTAAACCTTAAAACTGGAATCATATGCTGTGCTCTTAAAAGCATCACCATTCTGATCTGTTAATGTATAAGCTGGAATTCGGTGCGCGTCTGTAATAATGTAGCCGCGTTCTGTTTCTGTTGAATCATATGCAAAGTATACAGGCAATGTGTGTTGTGTACGTGCGAAAAAGGTAAATAGAAAAATTAAAAAGACCGGTACTAACAGCGCTAAGCATAAGTACACGGTCTTTTTAGTAGTGTTCATAATTGAATGAGAAAGTATTCTTTCGAATACGGAGATTAATGATTAACCGAAGATTTCTTTAATTGAATGAAATACATAAGTCGCTTCAATCAATTGAGATAAAATTAACCAGATGATGAATATTACAGGCAATACAATTGCCCATATCAATAACTTAACTTCATATTTTAAGTGCATGAATTCACCTACAATATAAAATGTTTTAACCAATGTCATTAATACGAAAATTGTTGTAAGAAGAATCCCTCTTTCCATTGTAAAAGCTAAAACGAATTCAATAGCCGTTAAAACACCTAAGATGGCTGTAACAACAAGTAAATGTTTGATTTTTGCCGGATCTCTTGGTTGTACTTCAGAAGAGTGTCCGTGAGAATGTGATGCGTGTCCCATTGTATGTACTATTTTTAAGCTATTGAAATTAAACTAAATAGAAGAAGGTAAATACGAATACCCAAACAAGATCGACAAAGTGCCAGTAAAGACCTACTTTTTCAACCATCTCATACGTGCCGATTCGTTGGTATGTACCATAAGATACGTTATAGAACACCAGAATGTTAATGATTACACCGGATAAAACGTGCGTGCCGTGGAAACCTGTAATGAAGAAGAATAAATCAGCAAATAATCTCGGGCCATATTCATTCTGAATCAGATTAGCACCAAAGATCTGACGCACTGAACCATCAGCATCTGTTACTGTTAATCCATCTGTTGTACCGCTGATGAAGATTGTCCATTCCCAAGCCTGGCAAGACAAGAATGCTATACCTCCAAGAATTGTCCATAACATCCATTTCTGAACATCTTTCTTATCGTTACGGTGGCCGGCTTCAACAGCCAATACCATTGTTACAGAAGAAAGA
It encodes the following:
- a CDS encoding SCO family protein; its protein translation is MNTTKKTVYLCLALLVPVFLIFLFTFFARTQHTLPVYFAYDSTETERGYIITDAHRIPAYTLTDQNGDAFKSTAYDSSFKVYDFVFTRCGSICPEMTTQMIRVQEAFKHDKDVVLISLTVDPEHDSSEVLQRYAKQYNAIPGKWYFLTGEKDTIYTLGQRQFFLTAKQNEEDLTDFLHSERIVLVDKNGWIRGYYTGTNEKDVDRLITELKVLQKIERDAKRK
- a CDS encoding heme-copper oxidase subunit III family protein translates to MATAVIDEKENKALWGGDAEPLKASYGKLMMWFFLLSDALSFSGLLITYGFARFSHATYDGLLHDFKASVAYWPIPEKVFTHIPFFHINAPLVFVGLMTFILILSSVTMVLAVEAGHRNDKKDVQKWMLWTILGGIAFLSCQAWEWTIFISGTTDGLTVTDADGSVRQIFGANLIQNEYGPRLFADLFFFITGFHGTHVLSGVIINILVFYNVSYGTYQRIGTYEMVEKVGLYWHFVDLVWVFVFTFFYLV
- a CDS encoding cytochrome C oxidase subunit IV family protein; translated protein: MGHASHSHGHSSEVQPRDPAKIKHLLVVTAILGVLTAIEFVLAFTMERGILLTTIFVLMTLVKTFYIVGEFMHLKYEVKLLIWAIVLPVIFIIWLILSQLIEATYVFHSIKEIFG
- a CDS encoding DUF420 domain-containing protein, encoding MQNENNLVKVLNDKTINILAIAIPVAVALLLGLPFKLDLGSWTNTLPHINALVNSLTTLFLVIAFAAIRRKNIALHRTCMLICVALGLFFLLTYILYHLTHTSTHYGGTSPLNYVYYFLLITHIILAAVVVYFVLKALYFAFTSDFERHKKIVKWAYPIWLYVSVTGVLVYLMISPYYGK